From a region of the Oryza sativa Japonica Group chromosome 6, ASM3414082v1 genome:
- the LOC136357030 gene encoding uncharacterized protein, which translates to MANYLPVALADSARSWLHGLPRGTIGSWAELRDHFIANFQGTFERPGTQYDLYNVIQKSGESLREYIRRFSEQRNKISDISDDVIIAAFTKGIRHEELVGKFGRKPPRTVKLMFEKANEYAKAEDAVTASKQSGPSWKPKNTPATGGGGSNNHKDRKRKPEELVATAAHSSRQRSRVNTFDKIMNSQCPHHPNSNHVAKECFIYKQFAEQYTKSTRKNSDEEQSTSRKKDDGDTPAGFQDHRKELNHIFGGPMAYESKRKQKLTEREINAAPS; encoded by the exons atggcgaactatttaccagtggctttagcggattccgcccgatcttggctccatggactGCCCCGTGGTACGatcggatcttgggccgaattacgcgaccacttcattgccaacttccaaggcaccttcgagcgtcctggCACACAATATGATCTTTACAACGTTATCCAGAaatccggagaatcccttcgagagtATATCCgacgattttctgaacaacgtaacaagatctccgacatctccgacgacgtcatcatcgccgcattcaccaaagggattcgccacgaagaattggtcggcaaatTTGGGCGCAAACCTCCCagaacagtcaagctcatgtttgaaaaagccaacgagtacgccaaagccgaagacgccgtcaccgcatcgaagcagtcgggtcccagttggaaaCCGAAaaatacgccggctacgggaggaggtggaagtaacaatcataaggaccgcaagcgtaagcctgaggaacttgttgcgACCGCcgctcactcttctcgacagcgttcgcgcgtcaacaccttcgacaagatcatgaactcccaatgcccgcatcaCCCAAACTCCAACCATGTGGCCAAAGAGTGCTTCATCTACAAGCAGTTCGCGGAGCAGTACACCAAGTCTACtcggaagaactccgacgaagAGCAAAGCACGTCCAGGAAGAAGGAtgacggcgacaccccggctggatttcaagaccaccgcaaggagctcaaccatatttTCGGCGGCCccatggcttatgagtctaaacggaagcaaaagttgactgaacgggagatcaatgct gcgccgagttag
- the LOC136357031 gene encoding uncharacterized protein translates to MAEEGESFESQWATSDVTEENLKEMVAHGVLPAKEIIGWRPAHVSYSHQLPVVPFNAFNPPPQEYALMKSDPPVSQRRSPRQHTAQGGGGPTIRPDPQPQTSKLAGQTGPRKRKLVLDDDEGDDDKTGDKGSPNKPPKRTMPRKKLAGRAMPKIRTSSRKPSDIDPSGKDPDPAKTEQNISKDSEPTTENQPTAESQPTGAHASGDRANPSDLPPTGNQSATTETATTQEPPTGNQSDAGPDQEIPEVETQTTTSQGPEAGNDSTIGSPGKEQRSLHAQPGTSSGPSGDDGEEIPRIKATDDSRPPILIKWWDENSQAAGIVINRQKEDEEVCQLKKALGEATRIVNRIHLRNEAKTTTLEKLVPHLGTLEAVRDQLHEAKEHAKKTEKELRDRIAQLQDSNYELSGSSKAQATRIAQMEKQIEALKKDKTELAAERDSAVKEVEDRKIKSQAQFDVLVGKIKRLEGARDDVANAAAPIIQAMFLNNGGPSALDATEIFDKLSVAPEVYFKNIKKAGSMGAGMALAMTKSLYPRIEVDTIDGFADGTSEEAALDLISSAQNAADKIASDVVEQFRNNDLQPSNEDSDDERTDSD, encoded by the exons ATGGCGGAAGAGGGAGAAAGCTTCGAAAGCCAATGGGCGACATCCGACGTAACGGAGGAGAATcttaaggagatggtggcgcacggcgttctccctgccaaggaaatcatcgggtggcgaccagcGCACG TCAGCTACTCTCACCAACTGCCGGTCGTGCCATTCaacgcattcaatccgcctccacaG GAATATGCATTGATGAAGTCAGATCCACCAGTCTctcagcgccggtctcctcgccaacacaccgctcagggaggtggagggccaacGATCAGACCAGATCCGCAACCTCAGACCTCCAAATTGGCTGGTCAAACAGGTCCTCGCAAGAGAAAACTGGtacttgatgatgatgaaggcgaCGATGATAAAACTGGGGATAAGGGCTCGCCTAACAAACCCCCAAAGCGcaccatgcccaggaaaaaactggctggccgcGCAATGCCAAAGatcagaacatcttccag gaaaccatctgatatagatccatCTGGAAAAGACCCTGATCCGGCTAAGACAGAGCAAAATATATCCAAGGACTCCGAGCCGACTACTGAAAACCAGCCGACTgctgaaagccagccgactggcgcccatgcttcgggAGATAGGGCCAATCCGAGTGAcctgccgccgactggaaaccagtcggcaacaactgaaacggcaacaactcaagagcccccgactggaaaccagtcggacgcaGGCCCTGATCAAGAAATTCCCGAAGTAGAAACGCAGACGACGACTTCGcaaggaccagaggctggtaacGACTCGACAATCGGGTCTCCGGGTAAAGAACAAAGATCACTTCACGCTCAGCCAGGTACATCTTCAG GACCATCAGGAGATGACGGAGAAGAAATCCCTCGCATAAAGGCGACCGacgactctcgtcctcctatcttgatcaaatggtgggacgagaactcacaaGCCGCAGGCATAGTCATAAaccgtcaaaaagaagatgaagaagtgtgccagctgaagaaagcgctcggagaagccactcgtattgtaaat agaatccatcttcgcaatgaggccaagactacaactttggaaaagctggttcctcatttgggaactcttgaagcgGTTAGGGACCAGCTACATGAGGCCAAGGAGCACGCCAAGAAGACGGAAAAGGAGTTAAGGGACCGAATCGctcagctccaggattcaaactatgagctgagtggttcatccAAAG cgcaagccaccaGAATAGCTCAGATGGAAAAACAGATTGAAGCCTTGAAAAAAGACAAAACAGAGCTGGCTGCAGAAAGGGACTCAGCCGTGAAAGAAGTTGAAG accgtaaaatcaagtctcaagctcagtttgacgtcctggttggtaagatcaagaggcttgaaggagcaagagatgaCGTCGCCAATGCCGCTGCACCAATTATCCAAGCCATGTTCCTCAATAAtggtggtccgagtgcactcgacgcaaccgaaatatttgacaagctgagtgttgctccggaagtatatttcaagaatatcaagaaagctggaagcatgggagctggcatggccttggcgatgacaaaatccttgtacccgagaattGAGGTTGACACCATTGATGggtttgcagacgggacaagtgaagaagctgcCCTTGATCTTATCAGTAGTGCGCAAAATGCGGCTGACAAAATTGCGAGCGATGTTGTAGAGCAATTTCGCAACAACGACCTCCAGCCGAGTAAtgaagactctgatgatgaaaggactgattctgactga
- the LOC4341368 gene encoding putative receptor protein kinase ZmPK1, producing MDAIFTSLLLLTLIHLLLYSSSALESLLPGSPLSVERSLDLLYSPDRTFTCGFYNISPNASTFSIWFSNSSEKTVVWSANPLHPVYTWESKFELKSDGGMLLKDYNGQVVWTNNVSSSNAEQVQAKLLNTGNLIVKSKGDTILWESFAFPTDTLLPTQNITARIKLISTNRLLAPGRFSFHFDDQYLLSLFYDEKDLSLIYWPDPTQNIWEKHRKPFNSTANGAVDSQGHFLGSDDANFTAADLGPRIMRRLTLDYDGNLRLYSLNDSSGTWSVTWMAFPQLCNVRGVCGINGICVYRPAPTCVCAPGYQFSDPSDWSKGCSPKFNITREQKVRLLRLPNTDFLGNDIRAYPHVSLHDCKKICLNDSNCVGFAYWQGKGYCYPKTALLSGVSLIGSTGTMYIKLPQELKVSDHQVPRSQPFDQKYVKYCTTVDKYFVPDFLDKLKSGQNESKYWYFYGFLSAIFVVEVLFIIFGSLILQREDKQLRELAEVGYEMITNHFRRYTYRELVTATRRFQDAIGQGASGVVYKGVLKDKRVVAVKKLLDINQGEEEFKHELSVIGRIYHMNLVRVWGFCSDDSHRILVSEYVENGSLDKILFDSQESQALLEWEQRFKIALGVAKGLAYLHHECLEWVIHCDIKPENILLDENLEPKIADFGLAKLLHRGGSNLNVSRIQGTRGYLAPEWVSSLPITAKVDVYSFGVVLLELLKGARVSDLETNKDEEVEMVLGRIIRMLAENLTSDGDEQSWIADFIDARLNTRFNNLQARVMMELAVSCLEEDRARRPTMESVVEMLVSVDEAG from the coding sequence ATGGATGCAATCTTCACCTCTCTGCTTCTCCTCACATTGATCCATCTGCTTTTGTACTCCTCCTCAGCTCTTGAATCCCTCTTGCCAGGCTCCCCTCTCTCTGTTGAACGCAGCTTGGATCTGCTCTACTCACCAGATCGTACTTTCACCTGTGGCTTCTACAATATCTCCCCCAATGCCTCCACCTTCTCCATCTGGTTCTCAAACTCCTCCGAGAAAACTGTTGTCTGGAGCGCAAATCCTCTCCACCCTGTGTACACATGGGAatcaaaatttgagttgaaatccGATGGCGGCATGCTGTTGAAAGATTATAATGGCCAGGTTGTGTGGACCAACAACGTGAGCTCTTCAAATGCGGAGCAAGTTCAAGCTAAGCTCTTGAATACTGGAAACCTCATCGTGAAGAGCAAAGGTGACACCATTCTATGGGAAAGCTTTGCTTTTCCTACTGATACCTTGCTACCCACTCAAAACATTACTGctcgaattaagctcatatctACTAATAGATTACTTGCCCCTGGTCGCTTTAGTTTCCACTTTGATGATCAATATCTACTTTCGCTGTTTTATGATGAGAAGGATCTCTCGTTGATCTACTGGCCAGATCCAACTCAGAATATCTGGGAGAAGCACAGAAAGCCGTTTAATAGCACTGCAAACGGTGCTGTTGATAGCCAGGGACATTTTCTTGGAAGTGATGATGCAAACTTCACAGCTGCTGATTTGGGTCCTAGGATTATGAGGAGATTAACACTAGATTATGATGGCAATCTCAGGTTGTACAGTCTGAACGATTCAAGCGGAACATGGTCAGTCACATGGATGGCATTTCCTCAGCTCTGCAATGTACGTGGTGTGTGTGGTATAAATGGAATATGTGTGTATAGGCCTGCGCCTACATGTGTGTGTGCCCCTGGTTATCAGTTCAGTGACCCAAGCGATTGGAGCAAAGGCTGCAGCCCAAAGTTCAATATCACTAGAGAACAGAAAGTAAGGCTCCTTAGGCTCCCAAACACTGATTTCTTAGGGAATGATATAAGGGCTTATCCTCATGTTTCTTTGCACGATTGCAAGAAGATATGCTTGAATGACAGCAACTGTGTGGGGTTTGCATACTGGCAAGGAAAAGGTTATTGCTATCCGAAGACTGCTCTTCTTAGTGGTGTAAGCTTAATTGGTAGTACTGGTACCATGTATATTAAGCTTCCTCAGGAATTAAAAGTGTCGGATCATCAAGTCCCCCGTTCACAGCCTTTTGATCAGAAATATGTCAAATACTGTACTACAGTTGACAAATATTTTGTACCGGATTTCTTGGATAAGCTTAAGAGCGGTCAAAATGAATCGAAGTATTGGTACTTCTATGGTTTCTTGTCAGCAATATTTGTTGTAGAGGTATTATTCATTATATTTGGATCACTTATTTTGCAAAGGGAGGACAAACAACTAAGAGAACTAGCTGAGGTTGGCTATGAAATGATAACCAACCATTTTCGCAGATACACCTACAGAGAGTTGGTGACAGCTACTAGAAGGTTTCAGGATGCAATTGGACAAGGAGCATCAGGCGTTGTATACAAGGGGGTCTTGAAGGACAAGAGGGTAGTAGCTGTGAAAAAGTTGCTAGACATAAACCAGGGGGAAGAAGAATTTAAGCATGAACTGAGTGTGATTGGCAGGATCTACCACATGAATCTAGTGAGGGTTTGGGGATTTTGTTCTGATGATTCACACAGGATATTGGTTTCAGAATACGTGGAGAACGGTTCATTGGATAAAATATTGTTTGACAGTCAGGAATCACAAGCCTTACTAGAATGGGAGCAAAGATTTAAGATTGCTCTAGGTGTGGCTAAGGGATTGGCATATCTTCATCACGAGTGCTTGGAGTGGGTCATCCACTGTGACATAAAACCTGAAAATATACTGCTTGATGAGAATTTGGAGCCAAAGATAGCTGACTTTGGCCTTGCAAAGTTGCTACATAGAGGAGGATCCAATTTAAACGTGTCACGGATCCAAGGAACTAGAGGCTATTTAGCGCCTGAATGGGTTTCTAGTCTTCCGATAACAGCAAAGGTTGATGTCTACAGCTTTGGAGTGGTGCTTCTAGAACTACTAAAAGGAGCTCGTGTTTCGGAccttgaaacaaacaaagatgaGGAGGTGGAAATGGTTCTCGGAAGAATCATTAGAATGCTAGCAGAGAATCTAACGTCTGATGGGGATGAACAGTCATGGATTGCTGACTTCATTGACGCCAGATTAAACACTCGATTCAACAACTTGCAAGCAAGAGTGATGATGGAGCTTGCAGTTTCATGTCTGGAAGAAGACAGAGCCAGAAGACCCACCATGGAAAGTGTGGTGGAGATGCTTGTTTCTGTTGATGAAGCCGGTTGA